One stretch of Desulfovibrio sp. UCD-KL4C DNA includes these proteins:
- a CDS encoding diguanylate cyclase: protein MNEKPKILIVDDDRLNLNVLADLLRMDYKVILAKNANQALDRINAEFPPDLVLLDVVMPEMDGYTLLHKIKEQESSRNIPVIFITALDSKQNEARGLEMGAVDYIRKPFHPSIVKARVKNHLTIVRQRKLLEGLANLDGLTEMPNRRSFEIAVEKEWRRCLRSGGIISLAILDVDCFKQFNDNYGHTAGDDALKKVASVLDREILRPADLAARFGGEEFVILLPETDAEGAKFKVEMVRSKVEALQVVHGFSSAGQFLTVSIGGVTVFPSMSSKPLDMTVGADSMLYEAKRRGRNMILWTDLT from the coding sequence ATGAATGAGAAACCTAAAATTTTAATTGTTGATGATGATCGTCTGAACCTTAACGTTCTTGCCGATTTACTTAGGATGGATTATAAAGTTATTCTGGCAAAGAATGCTAATCAGGCTTTAGATCGTATTAATGCCGAGTTTCCTCCAGATCTTGTTTTGCTTGATGTTGTTATGCCTGAAATGGATGGGTATACTTTGCTGCACAAAATTAAAGAACAGGAATCCTCTAGAAATATTCCGGTGATTTTTATAACAGCACTTGATTCAAAGCAGAACGAAGCTCGCGGCTTGGAGATGGGGGCGGTTGATTACATTCGGAAGCCTTTTCACCCTTCAATAGTTAAGGCCAGAGTTAAAAACCATCTCACAATTGTTAGGCAGCGGAAACTGCTTGAGGGCTTGGCAAATCTTGACGGGCTTACGGAAATGCCGAATCGCCGAAGTTTTGAAATAGCTGTTGAAAAAGAATGGCGAAGATGTTTGCGGTCAGGGGGGATAATATCCCTTGCCATATTGGATGTGGATTGCTTTAAACAGTTTAACGATAACTATGGCCATACCGCAGGTGACGATGCTCTCAAAAAAGTTGCCAGCGTACTTGATCGTGAAATTTTGCGTCCGGCTGACCTGGCAGCTAGGTTCGGCGGAGAGGAATTTGTTATCTTATTACCCGAGACTGATGCTGAAGGAGCTAAGTTCAAGGTAGAAATGGTGCGCTCAAAGGTTGAGGCCTTACAGGTTGTCCATGGCTTCTCCTCGGCCGGGCAGTTTCTTACAGTTAGTATCGGCGGGGTTACGGTTTTCCCGTCCATGTCTTCGAAACCTCTGGATATGACTGTCGGGGCCGACTCTATGCTTTACGAAGCTAAACGCCGTGGCAGGAATATGATTTTATGGACTGATCTCACCTGA
- a CDS encoding ATP-binding protein: MINLARFRIPSQLGLTFHIIIPMMGFLLFMGGIIFSWSFYLSQATIENELTRDIEKTRSIVKLSLNNTLGDIKTDLIELSVSLAFKKAIINGDSDFIEQSLYNLISSRHGYILDILEIFKDGKRWIDAGIIEAPDIHFTEKDNHNLSKLPKWKHFSFNTTTGVRSILICAVPIINDQTGKINGILYGGIDLNSNTSFLENLKTAAAAEDAVLISQKKLLIGTNTPSILTVNRLVNWAEKSFPNNYVIKNDTIFSTIQLLPNQAETPLLFSFSRINPTFQSIKQIFLKSFGVMLSLAIALSVAATWIMQKRILTALKKLTDYAYLVANGTREASFIRGKVREFNQLGDTLEAMVNNINEKSTYISNLFSSAKAPIINCDPYGKIIDMNPAAKSLVGMSHKQLNNNDLRELFPDQYLPDIEENLAVAASGQTAPSLEVPLITKPEAEKLFFTWTFSPVKMGPSEKAIFILLQGQNITENKNAVKKALESEGRLRQIIDLLPQEIFANDIDGKFLLVNKNKAEKLHNSADFITGKFLNDIINNHDEVSRIQDDNRRVIGLNEKLSLEESYIDTERNIHWFETTKVPYTSAATNMQAILTISMDITRIKEAENSLQHINRELTDRVSMRTVELENANTALMKSMDELRQTQNKLVETEKMASLGELVAGIAHEVNTPLGIGVTGTSYLKEITDNLQSQFSDNSLKKSDLEKYIATSSVALVNIVKNLDRAAKLISDFKQLAVDQSSDDLRTINLYDYIQGILISLKPKLNDHSHILEIKCPKNLDITTSPGSLMLVLSNLIINSITHAFPDNDHGLIVIKAEKNGNGILFNYSDNGIGMDEEQLLKIFDPFFTTKRSEGSTGLGMHLVYNIVTRALKGRIECKSAIGEGTSFEIWFPANSSDESGEISP; the protein is encoded by the coding sequence ATGATAAATCTAGCAAGATTTCGTATCCCGTCGCAGTTAGGGCTGACCTTTCACATAATAATCCCCATGATGGGGTTCCTTCTTTTTATGGGAGGAATTATATTTTCATGGTCATTCTACCTGTCTCAAGCAACAATTGAAAATGAACTGACTCGTGATATTGAAAAAACAAGGAGCATTGTAAAACTATCTTTAAACAACACACTTGGAGACATAAAAACCGATTTAATCGAATTATCAGTGTCACTTGCGTTTAAAAAAGCTATCATTAACGGAGACTCAGACTTTATTGAACAGAGCTTGTACAATTTAATAAGCTCAAGACATGGCTATATTCTGGACATCTTAGAAATTTTCAAAGATGGAAAACGCTGGATTGATGCAGGGATTATTGAAGCTCCTGACATTCATTTCACAGAAAAAGATAATCACAACCTTTCAAAATTGCCTAAGTGGAAACATTTTTCTTTCAACACAACAACCGGTGTTAGATCGATACTTATTTGCGCTGTACCTATCATTAATGATCAGACCGGAAAAATTAACGGAATTCTTTACGGTGGGATTGACTTAAACTCTAATACTTCTTTCTTAGAAAATTTAAAAACGGCAGCTGCTGCGGAGGACGCAGTCCTTATAAGTCAAAAGAAACTATTAATCGGTACAAACACCCCTTCCATCCTTACTGTCAACAGACTGGTGAATTGGGCAGAGAAATCTTTTCCCAACAATTATGTAATAAAAAATGACACTATATTCTCTACAATTCAGCTCTTGCCTAATCAAGCAGAAACACCTTTACTTTTCAGTTTTTCACGAATCAACCCGACGTTTCAGTCCATTAAACAAATTTTTCTGAAAAGCTTCGGGGTAATGCTTTCCCTAGCTATAGCTTTATCTGTTGCAGCAACATGGATAATGCAAAAAAGAATTCTTACTGCACTAAAGAAACTTACAGACTATGCATATTTAGTTGCAAACGGAACCAGAGAGGCCTCATTTATAAGAGGGAAAGTACGAGAGTTTAACCAGTTAGGAGACACCCTTGAAGCAATGGTTAATAATATTAATGAAAAAAGCACATATATCTCAAATCTTTTCTCATCTGCCAAAGCTCCAATAATTAACTGTGACCCGTACGGTAAAATTATTGATATGAATCCAGCCGCTAAAAGTTTGGTTGGAATGAGTCATAAACAACTAAACAACAATGACCTGAGAGAGCTTTTCCCCGATCAATACTTACCAGATATTGAAGAAAACTTGGCCGTGGCAGCATCTGGACAGACCGCGCCTTCACTAGAAGTTCCTCTAATTACAAAGCCAGAAGCAGAAAAACTTTTTTTTACGTGGACATTTTCACCTGTAAAAATGGGCCCAAGTGAAAAAGCTATTTTTATTCTACTGCAGGGTCAAAATATTACAGAAAACAAAAATGCAGTTAAAAAAGCTCTCGAAAGCGAAGGAAGACTTAGACAGATTATAGACCTTCTTCCTCAAGAAATTTTTGCAAACGACATAGATGGGAAATTCCTCCTTGTTAACAAAAACAAAGCCGAGAAACTTCATAATTCCGCTGATTTTATTACCGGAAAATTCCTGAATGACATTATCAACAATCATGACGAAGTTTCACGGATACAGGATGATAACAGGAGAGTTATAGGCCTAAATGAAAAGCTTTCACTCGAAGAAAGTTATATTGATACGGAAAGAAATATTCACTGGTTTGAAACAACAAAAGTACCCTATACTTCTGCGGCAACAAACATGCAGGCAATTCTTACTATTTCAATGGATATAACTCGCATTAAAGAAGCAGAGAACTCTCTCCAACATATAAATAGAGAACTGACTGACAGAGTTTCTATGCGTACTGTTGAACTTGAGAATGCAAATACAGCCTTGATGAAATCAATGGATGAGCTACGCCAAACCCAGAACAAACTTGTTGAAACAGAAAAAATGGCATCACTTGGAGAGCTGGTCGCAGGCATCGCGCATGAGGTAAACACACCACTCGGGATAGGAGTTACCGGAACATCCTACTTAAAAGAAATCACCGACAATCTACAGTCACAATTTTCAGATAATTCTCTAAAAAAGTCAGATCTTGAAAAATATATTGCAACCAGCTCAGTTGCGCTTGTAAACATTGTAAAAAACCTTGACAGGGCTGCAAAGTTAATAAGTGATTTCAAGCAATTAGCTGTAGACCAGTCGTCAGATGATCTTCGAACTATTAATCTTTACGATTATATTCAAGGGATACTTATATCTCTAAAACCAAAACTGAACGACCACAGTCATATTTTGGAAATAAAATGTCCTAAGAATCTTGACATTACAACCTCACCAGGGTCGCTTATGTTAGTCCTTTCAAACCTTATAATAAATTCTATCACGCATGCGTTCCCAGATAACGACCATGGACTGATAGTTATTAAAGCGGAGAAAAACGGTAACGGAATTCTATTCAATTATTCAGATAACGGAATAGGCATGGACGAGGAACAACTGCTCAAAATATTTGATCCATTCTTTACTACCAAGCGGAGCGAAGGCAGCACAGGATTAGGAATGCATCTTGTTTACAACATCGTCACCAGAGCTTTAAAAGGACGTATTGAATGCAAAAGTGCCATAGGAGAAGGCACTTCTTTTGAAATTTGGTTCCCTGCAAACAGCTCTGATGAATCAGGTGAGATCAGTCCATAA
- a CDS encoding queuosine precursor transporter has translation MLSSTFERKAFTLLTCLFISSLVIAAVVATKIINIFGFYAPAGVIAYSLTFISSDIISEVWGKERANEVIHCGFIALVAAICLSWAALHWTPAPFWTGQESFASVLSNTPRIVLASLIAYTVSQTHDVWLFHLIREKTDGKHLWLRNNLSTITSQLIDSTIFVSIAFYGILPITDIILGQWLAKTVIALLDTPIVYLGVSIINRQNKLCPAS, from the coding sequence ATGCTCTCCTCAACTTTTGAACGCAAAGCGTTCACTCTTCTTACGTGCCTTTTTATCAGTTCACTGGTCATTGCTGCGGTAGTAGCTACCAAGATAATCAATATCTTTGGATTTTACGCCCCGGCCGGAGTTATTGCCTACTCTCTTACATTCATATCTTCTGATATTATCAGCGAAGTATGGGGAAAAGAAAGAGCAAATGAAGTGATTCATTGTGGGTTCATAGCTCTCGTAGCAGCTATCTGTCTTTCGTGGGCTGCGTTGCACTGGACTCCGGCACCTTTCTGGACTGGTCAGGAAAGTTTTGCAAGTGTACTTTCAAACACACCGAGAATAGTACTGGCTTCTCTGATTGCGTACACTGTGAGCCAGACTCATGATGTATGGCTGTTCCATCTAATCCGAGAAAAAACAGATGGAAAGCACTTGTGGCTGAGAAATAACCTTTCAACTATAACTTCTCAGCTGATAGACTCCACCATTTTTGTATCAATAGCATTTTATGGGATTCTACCCATTACGGATATTATTCTGGGACAGTGGCTGGCAAAAACTGTAATCGCCCTATTAGATACCCCTATTGTATACTTAGGGGTTTCAATTATTAACCGTCAGAACAAACTATGCCCTGCCTCATAA
- the queF gene encoding preQ(1) synthase — MKATKSQDKTGALKTLGQGGTTKYNYDSPSPEILEVFPNNFPGRPYIVSIEFPEYTSLCPVTGQPDFANIIVEYIPDEVCVESKSFKLYMGSYRNHQSFMETITNNILDDFVSRLSPLWMRVKGIFSPRGGTGLHVFAEYFKEDSTQFVKICDVVHEWKIESGRHRS; from the coding sequence GTGAAAGCTACAAAAAGTCAGGATAAAACAGGGGCGTTGAAAACTCTCGGACAGGGTGGAACAACCAAGTACAACTATGATTCTCCAAGCCCTGAAATCTTAGAAGTTTTTCCAAATAATTTCCCGGGAAGGCCTTATATTGTAAGTATAGAATTTCCTGAATACACATCGCTTTGTCCGGTTACCGGACAGCCGGATTTTGCAAATATCATTGTGGAATATATCCCTGATGAAGTTTGTGTTGAGTCTAAAAGTTTTAAACTTTATATGGGGTCTTACCGTAATCATCAGTCTTTCATGGAGACAATCACCAATAATATCTTGGATGATTTTGTCAGCCGTCTTTCCCCCTTGTGGATGAGAGTTAAAGGAATATTCTCTCCGCGCGGCGGTACAGGGCTTCATGTCTTTGCAGAATATTTCAAAGAGGACAGCACTCAGTTTGTGAAAATATGTGATGTTGTGCACGAATGGAAAATAGAATCAGGAAGGCACCGTTCATAA
- a CDS encoding helix-turn-helix transcriptional regulator, with protein MNEYIEAKAKVFKALGHPSRLVIVEALCSGELCVCDIVPLVGRDISTVSKHLSLLKEAGVLKDSKRGTSVYYSLMMDCVPGFLNCLSEFLGKRLEKQVRDYASSSLKKL; from the coding sequence GTGAATGAATATATTGAAGCAAAGGCGAAAGTTTTTAAAGCTCTGGGCCATCCTAGCAGGCTTGTGATTGTTGAGGCCCTTTGTTCCGGTGAACTGTGCGTTTGCGACATAGTTCCGCTTGTAGGGCGAGATATTTCAACTGTTTCTAAGCACTTATCATTATTGAAAGAGGCTGGTGTTCTTAAAGATAGTAAACGCGGAACAAGTGTTTATTATAGTCTTATGATGGACTGTGTGCCCGGTTTTCTGAATTGTCTGAGCGAATTTCTTGGTAAAAGGCTTGAAAAGCAGGTTAGAGATTACGCTTCCAGTTCGCTTAAGAAGTTATAG